A genomic window from Engraulis encrasicolus isolate BLACKSEA-1 chromosome 14, IST_EnEncr_1.0, whole genome shotgun sequence includes:
- the LOC134462817 gene encoding uncharacterized protein LOC134462817 isoform X2, giving the protein MDEEVAFPPSPEGGAVDDQPAEQEQASPQTQASHQTQAQEEAGQQHHQQQQQQQEEARAVDSPSAGGDVIAEGGGEEPPEDWLQPLEDDDCDEGDEEEEDEEERMSWGHGGSREGSVSGSIGGGGGGGGERSTRGGRGGGGRGRGGYKRRIHSLLEEDWDDCPDLGEGWKMKMVLRRSGVQAGKTDTYYISPKGVRVRSKVELAKCVSSSMNLQMFDYKAGVFVSEGSGRKMRKMQKSKKDEVDFSDDSSHLAEDWRSHSRTPDSGQPITAHLDIGLAPLSPASSMETPPRKAHPSPKKAGICMKCSRPFNATTGQRLCLICREQEKPKRDIQFRKWVPCGKCAACQTTVDCGMCAGCRKAEGNPGKMVRCRKRKCLCPIRKYPFRQEVEQASLAFSVDVLTDYRVSGSGLVRRPGDRKKILPSQGSDSDEYRPPYEDSDEEEEEEEEEEEEEEEDGEGEDEDGDSLRRKRRTCGKCKGCVLQRDCGTCDFCIDKPKFGGSNKKRQKCRLRQCTRQAMRHLLPGDSKKGRKRRREPWEFEFSDNEGDGRSANRPVKAQKTYSRQLQTAVQPLQPLTPIMVNAPILNTQQVVAVSGVSIRQNSSTSQILTTALPIAGRPVATVWAPLVVQSQRAPEPQPQPQVQPQPQPQRLVQPQPLPQIQIQPQPPPQRQVQVQVQLQVQPQRQVQPQPQAVMESRVARSWNSATIETANDSRAGRGWNSATTETANDSRVGRGWNSATTETANGSSRHSVEETQLSNGDTGRGVEEEEDGTPTITGIFSLAGSGGRGVELDSELMSLLDGVRGECLPALWLCVLGAGSGSGPELRLLQCSKKSTMSDTCVTIGNGLNYYSIHVQQHPLVPTHPLYTQHGARMNTPQQVVALLRDLEGHAVCQGIRAPGPPPPNEPFVSVRAATCLFLIPRSRTRCSECRYPSENK; this is encoded by the exons ggggatgaagaggaggaggacgaggaggagcgtATGAGCTGGGGCCATGGCGGCTCTAGAGAGGGCAGTGTCAGCGGCAGCatcgggggaggaggaggaggaggaggggagcgcAGCACCAGAGGAGGACGAGGGGGAGGCGGGCGAGGCCGCGGAGG GTATAAACGGAGGATCCACTCCTTACTGGAGGAGGACTGGGATGACTGTCCCGATCTGGGGGAGGGCTGGAAGATGAAGATGGTGCTGAGACGATCGGGAGTCCAGGCAGGGAAGACCGACACCTACTacataag cccTAAGGGGGTGCGGGTGCGGAGCAAGGTGGAGCTAGCCAAGTGTGTCTCGAGCTCGATGAACTTGCAAATGTTTGACTACAAGGCCGGAGTGTTCGTGTCCGAGGGATCAGGCAGGAAAATGAGGAAAATGCAAAAG tcgaaGAAGGACGAGGTGGACTTCTCAGACGACTCGAGCCATCTGGCGGAGGACTGGCGCTCTCACTCGCGCACGCCCGACTCTGGCCAACCAATCACAGCTCACCTTGATATCGGCCTTGCCCCACTTAGCCCTGCCTCCAGCATGGAGACTCCGCCCAGGAAAGCACACCCATCCCCAAAGAAGGCcgg CATCTGTATGAAATGCTCGCGGCCTTTCAATGCCACCACAGGCCAAAGGCTTTGCCTCATATGCAGAG AACAAGAAAAACCAAAGCGTGACATACAATTCAGAAAG tgggtgcCGTGCGGTAAGTGTGCTGCATGTCAGACCACAGTAGACTGCGGTATGTGTGCTGGCTGTCGGAAGGCGGAGGGAAACCCAGGGAAGATGGTGCGCTGCCGAAAACGGAAGTGCCTCTGCCCCAttcgcaag tacCCCTTCAGGCAAGAAGTCGAACAGGCATCGCTGGCTTTCtcg GTGGACGTGCTGACGGATTATCGCGTGAGCGGCTCGGGGCTGGTGCGTCGCCCGGGCGACCGGAAAAAAATACTGCCAAGTCAGGGCAGCGACTCGGACGAATACCGACCACCATACGAAGActcggatgaggaggaggaggaggaggaggaagaagaggaggaggaggaggaggatggggagggggaggatgaggac ggggaTTCTCTGCGTCGTAAGAGGCGTACGTGTGGCAAGTGTAAAGGGTGTGTGTTGCAGCGCGACTGCGGAACGTGTGACTTCTGCATTGACAAGCCCAAATTCGGAGGCAGCAACAAGAAGAGACAGAAGTGCCGACTACGCCAATGCACACGCCAAGCGATG AGACACCTGTTGCCGGGGGACAGTAAGAAGGGGCGTAAGCGCAGGAGGGAACCATGGGAGTTTGAGTTCTCTGACAACGAGGGGGACGGGCGCTCTGCGAACCGACCTGTCAAAGCTCAGAAGACGTActcg aggcAGCTTCAGACCGCAGTGCAGCCTCTACAGCCCCTGACTCCCATCATGGTCAACGCCCCCATTCTCAACACACAGCAG gTTGTTGCTGTGTCCGGTGTTAGCATCCGACAGAACAGCTCCACCAGTCAGATCCTGACGACTGCTCTGCCCATTGCTGGCCGTCCA gttgcgACTGTGTGGGCACCGCTGGTTGTTCAGAGTCAGAGGGCACcagagccccagccccagccccaggtcCAGCCCCAACCTCAGCCTCAGCGCCTGGtgcagccccagcccctgccccagatccagatccagccccagcccccaccTCAGCGCCAGGTCCAAGTCCAGGTGCAGCTCCAGGTCCAACCACAACGCCAAGTCCAACCACAGCCCCAGGCTGTGATGGAAAGCAGAGTGGCACGTAGTTGGAACAGCGCTACCATAGAAACAGCCAATGACAGCAGAGCGGGGCGTGGCTGGAACAGTGCTACCACAGAGACAGCCAATGATAGCAGAGTGGGGCGTGGCTGGAACAGCGCTACCACAGAGACAGCCAATGGCAGCAGCCGCCACAGCGTGGAGGAGACACAGTTGTCCAATGGGGATACAGGaagaggagttgaggaggaggaagatggaacCCCCACG ATCACGGGTATCTTCAGCCTGGCCGGCTCGGGTGGGCGTGGGGTGGAGCTTGACTCTGAGCTCATGTCCCTATTGGATGGTGTGAGGGGGGAGTGTCTTCCAGCCCTGTGGCTCTGCGTGCTGGGGGCGGGATCAGGGTCAGGGCCAGAGCTCCGGCTCCTCCAATGCAGTAAGAAATCCACCATGAGTGACACCTGCGTCACCATCGGCAACGGACTAAACTACTACAG caTCCACGTCCAACAGCACCCCCTGGTGCCGACGCACCCTCTCTACACGCAGCATGGTGCGCGCATGAACACTCCACAGCAGGTGGTGGCGCTCCTGAGGGACCTGGAGGGCCACGCGGTGTGCCAGGGCATCAGGGCCCCGGGGCCCCCGCCCCCCAACGAGCCCTTCGTCAGCGTCAGGGCCGCCACctgcctcttcctcatcccccgcTCTCGCACGCGCTGCAGCGAGTGTAGATACCCCAGCGagaacaaataa
- the LOC134463507 gene encoding uncharacterized protein LOC134463507 produces MEDVGEEEIATSCCACLTAIFSRFRSSRKRRVNQPSENYRVTRVLNRLRRRLKERQAQTQAAPESNLSGSQKVTETNQATDTKDGNQVMDAATPIWSKWFITQQRRKLERQAKAAKTAASESRLHKSQPDQATETIETPEGATKTIEVPEVIEDNEGQEVMASDLPKMAEEAAPQEPMGCWGDVPSTPLEDAEATEKAEGEQGLIAEDDLDSVSSTLKDLVMEKQYSMYGDPDTVSIVFTSSESDLSELDRLQSQDDLDTLSITSTSSNLSGLDSLFQSQDDLDLLSVDSSSSNLSGLDSLFQSQDDLDTLSNGSSISNLGLEDLFNMEEEVNLNMMNQDGQSVKQEGSTITPCRALGMLLLCAGAVGLGFMQAYMLGF; encoded by the exons ATGGAGGACGTTGGAGAGGAGGAAATAGCGACATCTTGCTGCGCCTGCTTGACAGCTATCTTCTCCAGGTTCAGGAGCAGCAGGAAAAGGCGTGTCAATCAGCCCTCTGAAAATTACAGAGTTACCAGGGTCCTCAACCGCCTGAGAAGGAGGCTAAAAGAGAGGCAGGCCCAGACCCAGGCCGCACCTGAATCCAACCTCTCTGGGTCTCAGAAAGTCACCGAGACCAACCAGGCCACTGACACCAAAGATGGCAACCAGGTGATGGATGCGGCAACGCCTATTTGGTCTAAGTGGTTCATCACTCAGCAAAGGAGGAAGCTGGAGCGACAGGCTAAGGCTGCAAAGACAGCAGCATCAGAGTCGAGACTCCATAAGTCCCAGCCAGACCAGGCCACTGAGACCATTGAGACCCCCGAGGGG GCAACCAAGACCATTGAGGTCCCCGAGGTCATTGAGGATAATGAGGGCCAGGAGGTGATGGCATCCGACCTCCCCAAGATGGCTGAGGAGGCAGCCCCTCAGGAGCCCATGGGATGCTGGGGGGACGTCCCGTCTACCCCTCTGG AGGATGCTGAGGCTACTGAGAAAGCAGAGGGAGAACAGGGCCTGATCGCAGAAGATGACCTGGACAGTG TGAGCAGTACTCTGAAAGACCTTGTGATGGAGAAACAGTACAGCATGTATGGAGACCCGGACACCG TGAGCATCGTTTTCACCAGCTCAGAGTCAGACCTCAGTGAGCTGGACAGGCTCCAGTCACAAGATGACCTGGACACTC tgagCATCACTTCCACCAGCTCAAACCTCAGTGGCCTGGACAGCCTCTTCCAGTCACAAGACGACCTGGACCTTC tgagCGTCGATTCCAGCAGCTCCAACCTCAGTGGCCTGGACAGCCTCTTCCAGTCACAAGACGACCTGGACACTC TGAGCAATGGTTCCAGCATTTCCAACCTTGGCCTAGAAGATCTGTTcaacatggaggaggaggtgaacctGAACATGATGAACCAGGATGGACAGTCTGTGAAGCAGGAAGGGTCCACCATCACCCCCTGCCGAGCACTAGGAATGCTGCTACTCTGTGCTGGTGCAGTGGGGCTGGGCTTCATGCAGGCTTACATGCTTGGCTTTTAA
- the LOC134462817 gene encoding uncharacterized protein LOC134462817 isoform X1: MDEEVAFPPSPEGGAVDDQPAEQEQASPQTQASHQTQAQEEAGQQHHQQQQQQQEEARAVDSPSAGGDVIAEGGGEEPPEDWLQPLEDDDCDEGDEEEEDEEERMSWGHGGSREGSVSGSIGGGGGGGGERSTRGGRGGGGRGRGGYKRRIHSLLEEDWDDCPDLGEGWKMKMVLRRSGVQAGKTDTYYISPKGVRVRSKVELAKCVSSSMNLQMFDYKAGVFVSEGSGRKMRKMQKEYERSKPSPDGNEQQQQEEQQEVLALGRRKRKRKQTKLHQEMVEEENRKRKRKQEVLEGERARKRAKNFSDADKSRLRQLVLSTPQAQDRRRSVRLAVWAEIRQGFNSQSETQRTTQQLQMLWARMCRGRGRVGGRGGHRGAVLARLARLCKAKGKRRRPPQPQLQPLTRHTLLDHDYIHTLSEQDRTCAPSEDVNTNAPSEDNYTRIVSENIHTKTKYSKTLSKHSHTHTQPEDANANALSERNYSSGPTENSSSDTDTQTERSQSDDTHTDDTSSDTLTDNSDAEDSGDTEDSQSAPNTPSADTHAHTIFEQTHAPLEQTHTQLDQTCTQTPLLLSIKEESCEAAFEHTLPQMHTHVSFLGHEFELSTPNTHPSNPDAHLSQQHTRLSTPNTHLSTPDTHPSQHTHPLPHTHLSTPDTHPSPHTHTSLHTLSADPTPALACPAPLLGASWSERPLSSRASAPSRPLQLSTCMDGPHPTFGSPPPPSPDRHGHQRGGERRRNQRMLDRRGDGNSSDEGEQDWDERRSNERRRRGGEQRMNDERDERRTRGGLQRRRGGGGGGGGAQRRRERVSLEDQLTLAFHRRRMRFLHQEHELQMRVLRLELSLRQQEQQLLYARANAALANQNALADATQANGLAPQQPVDNQDSPHCPVANQDPPQHPVANQDALKHPETNQDVPQHQADTQQDQLANRDIPEDQSTNNHTVEDQLANHHMPLAETTNRHTRQDQPANQDVPEDQPADEDMPEEPLSNDYKAQIETTNQPSPEDQPASEDMPEDQPQAETTNCPALPEQTANQKTPLEQLADGQLIKPEVANDHVPCDQPTNPLGLQEQPTSCRAFEPQLANGNRSASDPQLANGIRRASEPQTANSLSEPVRLVPPLRISRRRLSADAVLSIITREPPARSPRLATLKRQGTRSRMGGRANTPPPTSSKTRGSK, encoded by the exons ggggatgaagaggaggaggacgaggaggagcgtATGAGCTGGGGCCATGGCGGCTCTAGAGAGGGCAGTGTCAGCGGCAGCatcgggggaggaggaggaggaggaggggagcgcAGCACCAGAGGAGGACGAGGGGGAGGCGGGCGAGGCCGCGGAGG GTATAAACGGAGGATCCACTCCTTACTGGAGGAGGACTGGGATGACTGTCCCGATCTGGGGGAGGGCTGGAAGATGAAGATGGTGCTGAGACGATCGGGAGTCCAGGCAGGGAAGACCGACACCTACTacataag cccTAAGGGGGTGCGGGTGCGGAGCAAGGTGGAGCTAGCCAAGTGTGTCTCGAGCTCGATGAACTTGCAAATGTTTGACTACAAGGCCGGAGTGTTCGTGTCCGAGGGATCAGGCAGGAAAATGAGGAAAATGCAAAAG GAGTACGAGCGGTCAAAGCCGAGTCCTGATGGgaacgagcagcagcagcaggaggagcagcaggaagtGCTAGCCCtcggcaggaggaagaggaagaggaagcagaCAAAGCTGCATCAGgaaatggtggaggaggagaacaggaagaggaagaggaagcaggAAGTGCTAGAGGGCGAGAGGGCCAGGAAGCGCGCTAAGAACTTTAGCGACGCCGACAAGAGCCGCCTGAGGCAGCTGGTGCTGAGCACCCCCCAGGCGCAGGACAGGAGGCGGAGCGTACGCTTGGCAGTCTGGGCCGAGATCAGGCAGGGCTTCAATAGCCAATCGGAAACGCAGCGCACCACGCAACAGCTGCAG aTGTTGTGGGCTCGTATGTGTCGGGGCCGGGGCCGGGTGGGTGGCCGGGGGGGTCATCGGGGGGCGGTCCTGGCCAGACTGGCTCGCCTCTGCAAGGCCAAAGGCAAGCGACGACGCCCCCCCCAGCCGCAGCTCCAACCCCTCACACGACACACACTCTTAGACCAtgattacatacacacactctcagagcAGGATCGCACATGCGCTCCCTCGGAGGACGTTAACACAAACGCACCCTCGGAGGACAATTACACACGCATAGTCTCAGagaacattcacacaaagacaaaaTACTCGAAGACACTCTCAaagcattctcacacacacacccagccagaagacgcaaacgcaaacgcactcTCGGAGCGCAACTATTCTTCGGGACCCACCGAGAACTCttcctcagacacagacacacagaccgagCGGTCGCAGTCTGACGATACACACACTGACGACACGtcctcagacacactcacagacaattCGGACGCTGAGGATTCTGGGGACACGGAAGACTCTCAAAGCGCCCCAAACACACCCTCAGCagacactcacgcgcacacaatctttgaacagacacacgcacccttggagcagacacacacccaactggatcagacatgcacacaaacgcccCTCTTGCTCAGCATCAAAGAAGAGAGCTGTGAGGCCGCGTTCGAACACACACtaccacagatgcacacacacgtcaGTTTCCTGGGCCATGAGTTTGAGCtgtccacccctaacacacaccccTCCAACCCTGATGCGCACCTCTCGCAACAACACACACGCCtctccacccctaacacacatctctccacccctgacacacacccctcgcaacacacacaccccttgccacacacacacttgtccacccctgacacacacccctcgccacacacacacacctcgctccaCACTCTGAGTGCTGACCCCACCCCGGCTCTGGCTTGTCCCGCCCCCCTCTTGGGAGCCAGCTGGAGCGAGCGACCGCTGAGCTCTCGGGCCTCCGCTCCCTCTCGACCACTTCAGCTCTCCACATGCAtgg ACGGACCCCATCCAACCTTTGGcagccctccacccccctcccctgatCGCCATGGACACCAGCGGGGGGGCGAGAGGAGGCGGAACCAGCGCATGCTTGACAGGAGAGGTGACGGGAACTCTAGTGATGAAGGAGAGCAGGactgggatgagaggaggagtaatgagaggaggagaagaggaggagagcagcggaTGAATGATGAGCGGgatgagaggaggacaagaggaggattgcagcggaggagaggaggaggaggaggtggaggaggtgcgcagaggaggagggagcgtGTAAGCCTGGAGGATCAGCTGACTCTGGCGTTCCATCGTCGCCGCATGCGCTTCCTGCACCAGGAGCACGAGCTGCAGATGAGGGTCCTGCGCCTCGAGCTCTCGCTACGGCAACAGGAGCAGCAGCTGCTCTACGCACGCGCCAACGCCGCGCTGGCCAATCAGAATGCACTTGCAGACGCCACACAGGCCAATGGCCTCGCACCTCAGCAGCCAGTAGACAATCAAGACTCGCCTCACTGCCCAGTAGCCAATCAGGACCCCCCTCAACACCCAGTAGCGAATCAAGATGCACTTAAACACCCAGAAACCAATCAAGACGTGCCTCAGCAccaggcagacacacagcagGACCAGCTAGCCAATCGAGACATACCTGAGGACCAATCTACCAATAATCACACAGTTGAGGACCAATTGGCCAATCATCACATGCCTCTGGCTGAAACGACAAATCGGCACACACGTCAggaccagccagccaaccaagacGTGCCTGAGGACCAGCCGGCCGATGAAGACATGCCTGAGGAGCCGCTATCCAATGATTACAAGGCTCAGATCGAAACAACCAATCAGCCTTCACCTGAGGACCAGCCAGCCAGTGAAGACATGCCTGAGGATCAGCCTCAGGCCGAAACAACCAATTGTCCTGCTCTTCCAGAACAAACAGCTAATCAAAAGACCCCTCTTGAACAACTGGCCGATGGCCAGCTGATTAAGCCTGAAGTGGCCAATGACCATGTACCTTGTGACCAGCCAACCAATCCCCTGGGACTGCAGGAGCAGCCAACCAGTTGCCGTGCGTTTGAACCCCAATTGGCCAATGGTAATCGCAGTGCATCTGATCCCCAGTTGGCCAATGGTATTCGCCGTGCATCTGAGCCCCAAACAGCCAATAGTTTGTCTGAGCCAGTCCGACTGGTCCCTCCCCTACGCATCTCCAGACGCAGGCTGTCTGCCGACGCCGTGCTGTCGATCATCACCCGAGAACCGCCTGCTCGCTCCCCCCGCCTCGCCACACTCAAACGCCAGGGCACCAGGAGCAGGATGGGGGGCAGAGCCAACACACCACCCCCTACGTCCTCAAAAACACGTGGcagcaaataa